One segment of Clostridium botulinum DNA contains the following:
- a CDS encoding GyrI-like domain-containing protein encodes MPAATWTIFESSGALPNATQDLTIRIFTEWLLSTGYENTCASQLEIYPEGDIYSSDYKCEILIPFKK; translated from the coding sequence ATACCTGCTGCAACTTGGACTATATTTGAATCATCTGGAGCGTTACCTAATGCTACACAAGATCTTACTATAAGGATATTTACTGAATGGTTACTATCTACTGGATATGAGAATACTTGTGCATCGCAGTTAGAGATTTATCCTGAAGGTGATATATATTCTTCTGATTATAAATGTGAAATTTTGATTCCATTTAAAAAGTAA
- a CDS encoding DUF6143 family protein — MYYPNKKIEQEVSIPYPLYQAKKGEYFIGQTPKLIGENQNILAALVNPIDSKVDLYVNAITVTNISTLNLSAEFYLRATLNEGIVNDSVSCTNLGIIPEPIPEGEIKYLTTVTEPPQDGVNIFSRIVSSYSTLVIDGGQIIISPGQSLIVYLGGFLPLEFDNVIVAFGWWEETIYEYPCCHC; from the coding sequence ATGTACTATCCTAATAAAAAAATTGAACAGGAAGTATCTATACCTTACCCATTATATCAAGCAAAAAAAGGAGAATACTTTATTGGTCAGACACCAAAATTAATTGGTGAAAATCAAAATATCTTAGCTGCATTAGTAAATCCTATTGACTCAAAAGTAGATCTTTATGTAAATGCTATAACTGTAACAAATATTTCAACTCTTAATTTATCAGCTGAATTTTACCTTAGAGCTACCCTAAACGAAGGTATAGTTAATGATTCAGTTAGCTGCACTAACTTAGGTATTATTCCAGAACCAATTCCTGAAGGAGAAATTAAATATTTAACTACAGTTACTGAACCACCTCAAGATGGTGTAAATATATTTAGTAGAATAGTTTCTTCATATTCAACTTTAGTAATTGATGGTGGACAAATAATTATTTCACCTGGACAATCTCTTATAGTTTATCTGGGAGGATTTCTACCACTTGAATTTGATAATGTAATAGTTGCTTTCGGATGGTGGGAAGAAACAATATACGAGTATCCATGCTGCCATTGTTAA
- a CDS encoding chlorophyllase/cutinase-like alpha/beta fold protein, which produces MNFKKLLTILLLVTFMSATGCAKSNIMSGSAKSFTTEIQSMDIKENTNKSYEAEVIDFDLGDESYISSSARELPYKIRGTMSIPKGEGKFPIVLITHGSHENMDESKRFDSGFDYLVKSLAENGYIAVSMDMSKAYIWKYGDNDDNEKTIAMTNKQIEKLKLANEGKNQGYKVDLTNKIDFDKLSLMGHSRGGETVFDIANDQISKGQNIQSVLSLAPTAFFDREYGNYDISVLVPEYDGDVSTLDGFKIYEEMKSKNRDNLTSITLLEKANHNYFNKNILINDAKMNRTEDELSNQLSREDQEKFLSNFAVDFFNASISNNIENTMYDLNLPQVNKMYGYNVKVQTINNKVNNLIDVKNTENFLGEGATIENTQDSWFYADDKVTVDTVTFGDDAYKIRPLINIKWTSIDDKVKVLPKSTDFSNNNSLVFNVVIDSSNELNEKHVSQRFSIEIKDKSGNTSKIVLPENLSALAYTQGKIDSTKINGEDFKFWTSITPIGQLKLPLSEFENIDLKNIDSVSLIFDQTNSGSILIDSIELQ; this is translated from the coding sequence ATGAACTTTAAAAAGCTTTTAACAATATTATTACTAGTAACTTTTATGTCAGCAACTGGATGTGCTAAAAGTAATATAATGAGTGGCAGTGCTAAAAGTTTTACTACTGAAATTCAATCTATGGATATAAAAGAAAATACCAATAAATCATATGAAGCAGAAGTTATAGATTTTGATTTAGGTGATGAATCATATATATCATCTTCAGCAAGAGAATTACCATATAAAATTAGAGGAACTATGTCAATTCCAAAAGGTGAGGGAAAATTCCCTATTGTATTAATAACTCATGGGTCACATGAAAATATGGATGAATCTAAGAGATTTGATAGTGGATTTGATTATTTGGTTAAAAGTTTAGCTGAAAATGGTTATATTGCTGTATCCATGGATATGAGTAAGGCTTATATTTGGAAGTATGGTGATAATGATGATAATGAAAAAACTATTGCTATGACTAATAAGCAAATTGAAAAATTAAAGTTAGCAAATGAAGGTAAAAATCAAGGGTATAAAGTTGATTTAACAAACAAAATAGATTTTGATAAATTATCATTAATGGGTCATTCAAGAGGTGGAGAAACTGTATTTGATATTGCTAATGATCAGATAAGTAAGGGACAAAATATTCAATCTGTTTTATCACTTGCACCAACAGCATTTTTTGATAGAGAATATGGAAATTATGATATTTCAGTATTAGTTCCAGAGTATGATGGAGATGTATCAACTTTAGATGGTTTTAAAATTTATGAAGAGATGAAAAGTAAAAATAGAGATAATTTAACTTCAATAACATTGTTGGAAAAAGCAAATCATAATTATTTCAATAAAAATATATTAATTAATGATGCTAAAATGAATAGGACAGAAGATGAACTTTCAAATCAACTATCTAGGGAAGATCAAGAAAAGTTCTTATCAAATTTTGCAGTAGATTTCTTTAATGCATCAATATCTAATAATATAGAAAACACAATGTATGATTTAAATTTACCACAAGTAAATAAAATGTATGGATATAATGTAAAAGTTCAAACTATTAATAATAAAGTTAATAATTTGATTGATGTAAAGAATACAGAAAACTTTTTAGGGGAAGGTGCTACAATAGAAAATACACAGGACTCATGGTTTTATGCTGATGATAAAGTAACGGTAGATACTGTTACTTTTGGGGATGATGCATATAAAATAAGACCCTTAATAAATATAAAATGGACTTCAATTGATGATAAAGTTAAGGTTTTACCTAAATCAACAGACTTCAGCAATAATAATAGTTTAGTATTTAATGTGGTTATAGATTCTTCAAATGAACTTAATGAAAAACATGTATCTCAACGTTTTAGTATAGAGATTAAAGATAAATCTGGAAATACTTCAAAAATAGTTTTACCAGAAAATTTATCAGCATTAGCATATACTCAAGGAAAAATTGATTCTACAAAAATCAATGGTGAAGATTTTAAATTTTGGACATCAATCACTCCAATTGGTCAGTTAAAATTACCATTAAGTGAATTTGAAAATATAGATTTAAAGAATATAGATTCAGTTTCATTAATATTTGATCAAACTAATAGTGGATCAATTTTAATAGATTCTATTGAATTACAATAA
- the asrA gene encoding anaerobic sulfite reductase subunit AsrA, whose amino-acid sequence MGYRLEVNQFNDLLKLLESKYEIWAPKRFVGKGNFADTDYIRYDKVNNFADIEFKEKSNAPAKEVVFPITQTTIYFNEDNFSVPNNKEKDKLVIARACDINGIHRLDTLYYKNGELDFYYKRLRDKIKFIILECPHSYRNCFCVSMGGNKTDDHVMGMKVDENNIFMEIEDEEFDSYFEEIGAKEEEYSFHYVEQNNIKVNVPHVKEIPKDVLTDERIWNSYDRCIKCGRCNLNCATCTCFTSSDLHYSENKNVGERRRVWTSCHFDNFSLMAGNHAFRYENRERGRYHVLHKVYDFKKKFGEGNMCVGCGRCEDTCPQYISYINTVNTLTKILEEEYPEVVKEANN is encoded by the coding sequence ATGGGTTATAGGTTAGAAGTAAATCAATTTAATGATTTACTTAAACTTTTAGAAAGTAAATATGAAATATGGGCACCAAAAAGATTTGTAGGTAAGGGTAATTTTGCAGATACAGATTATATTAGATACGATAAAGTTAATAATTTTGCAGATATAGAATTTAAAGAAAAATCTAATGCACCTGCAAAGGAAGTTGTATTTCCAATAACACAAACTACAATATATTTTAATGAAGATAATTTTTCAGTACCGAATAATAAAGAAAAAGATAAACTTGTTATAGCTAGAGCGTGTGATATAAATGGAATACATAGATTAGATACATTATATTACAAAAATGGAGAGCTTGATTTTTATTATAAAAGACTTAGAGATAAAATTAAGTTTATTATTTTAGAATGTCCTCACTCATATAGAAATTGTTTTTGTGTATCAATGGGCGGAAATAAAACAGATGATCATGTTATGGGTATGAAAGTGGATGAAAATAATATATTTATGGAAATAGAAGATGAAGAATTTGATAGTTATTTTGAAGAGATAGGTGCAAAAGAAGAGGAATATAGTTTTCATTATGTAGAACAAAACAATATAAAAGTTAATGTACCTCATGTAAAAGAAATTCCTAAGGATGTATTAACTGATGAGAGAATTTGGAATAGTTATGATAGATGTATCAAATGTGGACGTTGTAATTTAAATTGTGCTACTTGTACTTGTTTTACATCTTCAGACTTACATTATTCAGAAAATAAAAATGTAGGAGAAAGAAGACGTGTTTGGACCAGCTGTCATTTTGATAATTTTTCTCTTATGGCTGGAAATCATGCATTTAGATATGAGAATAGAGAACGAGGAAGATATCATGTATTACATAAAGTATATGATTTTAAAAAGAAATTTGGTGAAGGAAATATGTGCGTAGGGTGTGGAAGGTGTGAAGATACATGTCCACAATATATTTCATATATAAATACAGTTAACACTTTAACTAAGATATTAGAGGAAGAATATCCTGAAGTAGTAAAGGAGGCAAATAATTAA
- the asrB gene encoding anaerobic sulfite reductase subunit AsrB: protein MNNNVLPQYYEIIEVVEQTQIEFIFKIKFDKVDEINYGQFLQVSIPKVGEAPISISDFNKEEGYIELLIRKVGKVTDSIFKLKSGDRIGLRGPYGNGFPFEEYDGKDLIIIAGGSGVAPVRSMIQHVYRNMSLVKNIELLFGFKDTNSILFKGDLDKWKEQMNVVLTLDKGEETNNNHVGLVTQHLDKLQTLHNRSQKNNLNIIIVGPPAMMRFTAIEIKKYEIPDECIWLSFERNMSCAVGKCGHCRINETYVCLEGPIFRYDKAKSLID, encoded by the coding sequence ATGAATAACAATGTATTGCCACAATATTATGAAATTATAGAGGTAGTAGAACAAACACAAATCGAATTTATATTTAAGATAAAATTTGATAAAGTAGATGAAATTAATTATGGCCAATTTTTACAGGTATCAATTCCTAAAGTGGGAGAAGCACCTATATCAATAAGTGATTTTAATAAAGAAGAAGGATACATAGAACTTTTAATAAGAAAAGTAGGTAAGGTAACAGATTCGATTTTTAAATTAAAAAGTGGAGATAGGATAGGACTTAGAGGCCCATATGGAAATGGATTTCCTTTTGAAGAATATGATGGAAAAGATTTAATAATTATAGCAGGTGGTTCAGGAGTAGCACCTGTTAGATCAATGATTCAACATGTATATAGAAATATGAGTTTAGTTAAAAATATAGAATTATTATTTGGTTTTAAGGATACTAATTCAATTTTATTTAAAGGTGATCTAGATAAATGGAAAGAGCAGATGAATGTTGTTCTTACTTTAGATAAGGGAGAAGAAACTAATAATAATCATGTTGGACTTGTAACACAGCATTTAGATAAACTACAAACCCTACATAATAGATCACAAAAAAATAACTTAAATATTATAATAGTAGGTCCTCCAGCTATGATGAGATTTACTGCTATAGAAATTAAGAAATATGAAATACCTGATGAATGTATATGGTTAAGTTTTGAAAGGAACATGAGTTGTGCAGTTGGGAAATGTGGGCACTGTAGAATAAATGAAACGTATGTATGTCTTGAAGGTCCTATTTTTAGATATGATAAAGCAAAAAGTTTAATAGATTAA
- the asrC gene encoding sulfite reductase subunit C: MIGNLDLQALRRNEYRESKVRGNFMVSIRIPGSIFPANLLPIVQEIAEKYGSGKIHMQTRQKLSIPDISYKHIDEVNKLLAPIIEELEVKTCGIELPDIHDGYATIGARNIMNCIGSYHCIFANSDTISLARKLEKDIYPNDYHIKIAVSGCPNDCSKANFTDLGIMGISKIDFDYDRCVGCGACVKECKQHVTSALYGKDGKAAKQIDKCIGCGACVKVCPTMAWSRSNKKFYWVKIGGRTGKQTPRAGKTMFMWITEEPLRQIVKNIFKFQDYVLNGKPVYRHFGHLIDEASYRVFRDFILGNSPEAEGLQVPKVILNEEALVADRIYWAEDETVARIHMRKY, translated from the coding sequence GTGATAGGAAATTTAGATTTACAAGCACTTAGAAGAAATGAATATAGAGAGTCTAAAGTTAGAGGAAACTTCATGGTAAGTATAAGAATTCCAGGAAGTATATTTCCAGCAAATTTGTTACCAATAGTTCAAGAGATAGCTGAAAAATATGGTAGTGGTAAGATACATATGCAAACAAGACAAAAATTATCTATACCAGATATATCATATAAACATATTGATGAAGTAAATAAATTACTAGCACCAATAATAGAAGAATTAGAAGTAAAAACTTGTGGAATTGAACTGCCAGATATTCATGATGGATATGCGACTATAGGAGCAAGAAATATTATGAATTGTATAGGGAGTTATCATTGCATATTTGCTAATTCAGATACTATTTCACTTGCTAGAAAATTAGAAAAAGATATATATCCTAATGATTATCATATAAAAATAGCAGTATCAGGATGTCCAAATGATTGTTCTAAAGCTAATTTTACTGATTTAGGTATAATGGGAATCTCTAAAATAGATTTTGATTATGATAGATGTGTTGGTTGTGGAGCTTGTGTTAAAGAGTGCAAACAACATGTAACTTCTGCGCTTTATGGTAAGGATGGAAAAGCAGCAAAACAAATTGATAAATGTATTGGTTGTGGAGCTTGCGTTAAAGTATGTCCAACAATGGCTTGGTCAAGAAGTAATAAAAAATTTTATTGGGTTAAAATTGGTGGAAGAACAGGAAAACAAACTCCTAGAGCTGGGAAAACAATGTTTATGTGGATTACAGAAGAACCATTGCGTCAAATTGTAAAAAATATATTTAAATTTCAGGATTATGTTCTAAATGGAAAACCAGTATATCGTCATTTTGGACATTTAATTGATGAAGCATCATATAGAGTTTTTAGAGATTTTATATTAGGAAACAGCCCAGAGGCAGAAGGGTTACAAGTTCCTAAGGTTATATTAAATGAAGAGGCTTTAGTAGCAGATAGAATTTATTGGGCAGAAGATGAAACTGTAGCAAGAATTCATATGAGAAAATATTAA